The segment GGGCGGCCTCTACCAGCTCGTGAACCTGTTCAGCGGTGGTGCACTGCTGCAGGTATCGATCTTTGCCTTGGGGATCATGCCGTACATCACGGCCAGCATCATCGTGCAGTTGCTCCGCGTGGTCATTCCGCGGTTCCAGCAGCTGTATGAGGAAGGCGCCTCGGGCCAGTCGAAGCTGACGCAGTACACGCGCTATCTGACCATCGCGCTGGGTCTTTTGAACGCCACCACCCTGGTGTCCCTGGCACGCTCCGGGCAGCTGCTGCCCAACTGCCAGCTGCCGATCATCCCCGACACCAGCATCATCGCCACGATTCTTGTGATCATCACGCTGACGGCCGGTACAGGCCTCATCATGTGGATGGGTGAACTCGTCACCGAGAAGGGCGTGGGCAACGGCATGTCCCTGCTTATCTTCACTTCCATTGCGGCCGGCTTCCCGACCTCCTTGGGTGCCATCTGGAACTCCAAGGGCCCTGGCACCTTCTTCATGGTATTGATCATCGGTTTGGTGACCGTTGCACTTGTCGTGTTCGTTGAACAGTCCCAGCGACGCATTCCGGTCCAGTATGCCAAGCGTATGATCGGCCGTCGCACCGTGGGCGGCACCAGCACGTACATTCCCATCAAGGTGAACATGGCCGGCGTCGTGCCCGTTATCTTTGCTTCCTCGATGCTCTACTTGCCCGGGCTGATTGCACAGTTCAACCAGCCGAAGGCTGGAGAGTCCCTGGCCCCATGGGTTGAATGGATCAACAACAACCTCACCAAGGGTGACCACCCCATCTACATGGCGTTGTACTTCGTCATGATCGTGTTCTTCACCTACTTCTATGTCGCGATCACCTTCAATCCCGAAGAGGTCTCCGACAACATGAAGAAGTACGGTGGGTTCATTCCGGGCATCCGGGCGGGTAAACCGACCGCGGACTACCTGCAGTACGTGCTTTCCAGGATCACCCTCCCCGGGGCCTTCTACTTGGGCTTCGTGGCGTTGATTCCGTTGGTTGCACTCGTCCTGATCAGCGCAAACCAGAACTTCCCGTTCGGTGGCACGTCAATTCTGATCATGGTGGGTGTGGGCCTGGAGACCGTCAAGCAGATTGATGCGCAGCTACAACAACGTCACTACGAAGGGCTTTTGCGATGACGAGAATGCTGATCATTGGACCTCCGGGTTCGGGCAAGGGAACCCAAGCTGAGCGAATTTCCGAGCGCTTGGGCGTAGTCGCCATTTCCACGGGCGACATCTTCCGTGCAAACGTCAAAGGCGAAACCCCGCTGGGTATCGAAGCCAAGAAGTACATGGACGCCGGCGATTTCGTTCCGGACAGCGTGACCAACAAGATGGTGCGTGATCGACTGAACGAAAACGACGTCGAAAACGGCTTCCTGCTTGATGGATACCCGCGCACCACCGCCCAGGTGGACTACTTGGACCAAATCCTCGCCGACACGGAAGAGAAGCTCGACGTCGTGCTTCAGCTGACGGCCGACGACGAGGAGCTTGTCTCGCGCCTGCTGGGCCGTGCCAAGGAGACCGGGCGCTCGGACGACAACGAAGCTGTCATCCGCCACCGCCTGGACCTCTACCACCAGCAGACGGAAGCAGTGGTGGCCAGGTACGCCGATCGCGGCATCCTGACCAAGGTCGATGGTATTGGCGGCATCGATGAGGTCACTGACCGTGTCTTGTTGGCCATAGAGACAACCAAGGCCGTCTAGTCGCCGCATGATTGTCGAAGAGGGTGTGTCCCGCGCTGGAGTGAAAATGCTCCCAGCCCGGGACACACCCTTTTCTTTACACCGTGCGCGGTCACCGAGAATCCGTGCCGTCCTGGAGCAATGATGGCTCCGGTTTCGGGCAGCGCCGCTGATGCCGGAAAATAGGAGTAGGCAGGGTGATTTGGTCCTGCATCCCACAACAAGCACCCCACCCCAAGAGGAGACCATGGCGTTCGGCCAGCCCCGCATCGAATATAAGACCAATGAGCAAATGCGCAAGATGCACGAGGCAGGATTGGTCCTCAGCCGCGCGCTCGACGCAGCCGTTGCTGCCGCGAAAGCCGGCGTGACTACGCGGCAGATCGATGCCGTCTTTGCGGCTGTCCTGAACGACGCCGGAGCGAAGTCGAACTTCCTCGGCTATCACGGCTTTCCGGCGACGATCTGCACCTCCGTCAATGAGGAAGTGGTCCATGGCATCCCTGGCGACCGCGTGCTTCAGGACGGAGACATCATTTCGATTGATGGCGGAGCGATCGTTGACGGCTGGCACTCCGACTCCGCCAGGACCGTGATAGTCGGAACGGCCGATCCAGAGGACCAGCGGCTATCCGATGTAACCCAGGCCGCGATGTGGCGGGGGATCGCTGCTTTGGCCTTGGGGAAGTTCGTGGGAGACATCGGCAACGCGGTGGACGACTATGTCTCGTCCGTGCCGGGAAAGCCCCTGGGCATCCTGGAAGACTATGTGGGCCACGGCATCGGTTCGGAGATGCACATGGCCCCGGACGTGTTGAACTACCGCACCACCCACCGGGGTCCGAAGATCAGGCCCGGGTTGTGCCTTGCCATCGAACCCATGCTGGTTCGTGGCAGCATCGAAACAGCGACCCTCGACGACGACTGGACCGTGGTGACCACCGACGGCAAGCGTTCGTGCCAGTGGGAGCACTCGGTTGCCGTCCACGAAAAGGGTATCTGGGTGCTTTCCGCGCCCGACGGCGGTGCAGAGCAGCTGATGCCGCTCGGCGTCGTACCCGTTCCGATTCCCTGACGACACGCAAAAGCCCCAGCGATACAGAAAATCCCTGGCGCCGCCGTATCCGGGCGTCGCCAGGGATTTTGCGTGTCCGAGCGAGTTCCCTAGCTCTTGAGCTTCGGCTTCACGTCCTTGGTGTAGATGCCCTCGAGGGTTGTCTTGAGGTCGGTCATCGTGGCCTTCACGTCGCCCTGCTGGGTAAGGATCTTCGCGGCAGCCTTAGCCATCTCCTGATCGGCACCGGGCAGGAAGACCCTGGCGTTGTCCTGCACCTTGGTGACTGCGAGCTGGTCCATCGCTGTCTTTATCTGAGGAGTCTTTGCGAGGACTGCCGTCATGTCCGCCGAAACGCGGGTGGGCATGTAGCCGGTCGCGGCTGAGAAGGCCGCCGTGTTTTCAGGTTCGGTCATGAACTTCAGGAAGGTGGCAGCCGCGAGCTGGACCTCCTTGCTGACACCGCTGGGAATCCCGAGCCCGGCGCCGCCAGTGGGGCAGACGTTGGTCCCGGCCTTGGGACCGCCCGGCAGGAAGCCGACCCCGACGTTGAACTTAGCGGACTTCAGCACACCCAGGAGGTCCCCGGTGGAGGAGATCGTGGTGGAGGTAATGCCTGCGGCGAAATCGTCGGCCGCATTCTTGGAGGAGACGCCGGCCCACTTGTCCTTGTAGATAGAGTCTTGCGCCCACTGCAGGGCAGTGACGGACTCAGCGGAATCGCAGTTGAAGGTCCATCCGTTGGACCAGCTGCCGCCCCAGCCCCACAGGTTGTTCTGCAGCGTCCATCCTGCGTAGCCGGCCAGCGCGGGGTAGATGTAGGCGTACTTGGCGCCCGAGCTTGCCTGGAGCTTGGGAGCCCAGTCAGCGAATTCCTGCCAGGTCTTGGGCGCCCGGTCCGGAAGGCCGGCAGCGTTGAAGTGGTCCTTGTTGTAGTAGAAGAGGGGGGTGGAACGGCCGTAGGGAAGCGCCCACTGCTTGTCGGCGTATTGGTAGTCCGCTACGAGGGACTTCTGGAAGTCATCGATCTTGACGTCAAGCTGCTTGATGAGGCCGTCCAACGGAATGATGTTGCCGTTGGTGTAGTAGCGGAACCACCAGACGTCGGAAAGTACCACAAGGCCGGGGAGGGCGGACTTCGCGGCTTGCGAGGTCTGGAACTTTTGGGCGATTTCCTCGTAGTTGGCGCCTGCCGTCACGAGGTTCACCTTGATGTCCGGGAACTTCGCTTGGAACTTGTCGATGATGGATTGCTCGACGGTTTGGGACTGCCCGGGGTGGCTGGTCCAGAAATCGAACGAGCCGGCCGGTTTGACGCCGGTGAAGTCGATATCCGAAGGGCTGCTGCTTACTGCGCTGCCGGTGGTCGACGGACCGCCGCATGCTGCCAGGGCGGCGGCTCCGACTCCGAGTCCGGCGAGCCCCAGGAAGTTTCTACGATCAAGGCTCATTGCCATGGTTGGTCCTCTCAAGGATTCAAAGGTGGTGATGGTTGTTTGGACGGCGCGGCCAAGCACGGGTTGGAGCAAGGCCATGGGGGAGGGTGCGGGTTTGGTGTCGCGTGGTTAGCCGGTGACACTGCCTTGGGTGAGTCCAGCAACGATGTAGCGCTGCAGTGCGGCGAAGACCAGGAGGATGGGGATGATTACCAAGACTGCCCCGGCCATCAGGATCCCCCAGCCGGCGCCATTTCCTTCAGAGTTCTGAAGGAGGGTCAGTCCGACCGGGAGAGTCATGGTGTCCGGCCGATCCGTGATGATCAGGGGCCAAATGTAGTCGTTCCATTCGCTGACCACGGTGACGAGGGCCACGGTGGCGATCGAGGGGAGGGACACGGGAGCCACCACTTGCCACAGCCTGCGCCAATGGCCTGCGCCGTCGATTTCCGCGGCTTCGAGGATGGACGCCGGAAGCGTCTTGAAATGCTGGCGAAGGAGGAAGGTTCCGAAGGCCGTGCCGAGGCCCGGGAGAATGATTCCCCACAGGGTGTTCTTCCCGCCGATTCCCGCAATCAGGATGTAGTTCGGGAGGATCGACACCTGTGGCGGGACCATCAGGGCCACGAGGATCACGACGAAGATGACGTTCTTGAACGGGAAGCGGACAAATACCAGGGCGTACGCCGTGAGGATCGCCAGGATCACTTTTACCGTGGAACCCACCGTGGTGACTATCAGGCTGTTCAGGAAAAACCGGGCGAACGGTACGGTGGTCATGGCCGTCTGGTAGTTCTCCAAGTTCAGGCCCTGCGGAAGGATTTTGAGATCCGTGGTGACGATCTCGCCAGGCTGCTTGAAGGAGCTCAGCACCATCCACAACAGCGGCAGGACCACCACGAGGGTGGCGACGATCAGCGGGATGTAGCCTCCGGCCACCGTCTGGACGAGGTTCGCGCGGGAGAAGGGCCGGTCGCGCCGTGCTGGGCGCTCCGGACCGCCGTCGGGCGCCTTCTGGGTTCCGGCGCCTGTTGCAGGGCTGGGATTGACGGGGGAGAGGGGGCTCATGAGTAGTGCACCTTCCGTTCGACGAACCGCAGCTGGAGCACGGTAATGATGAGCAGGATGGCGAAGAGCACCACAGAGATAGCGGCCGAGTATCCGGCGCGGTTGTAGGCTCCGAAGGCCTGCAGGTAGGCCTCGTAGATCAGGGTGTTGGTGCCGTTGCCCAGCGGCGTCATGATCCGGATCAGGTCGAAGGCTTGGAGTGAACTGATCATGGTGGTGATCAGCAGGAAGAACGTGGTGGGCGAAAGCAACGGGACCGAGATGCTTATGAAACGGCGGACGCCGTTGGCG is part of the Arthrobacter methylotrophus genome and harbors:
- the secY gene encoding preprotein translocase subunit SecY encodes the protein MLSAFSRAFRTPDLRRKLLFTLGIITIFRLGAFIPSPGVSYQNVQQCLSSNQDQGGLYQLVNLFSGGALLQVSIFALGIMPYITASIIVQLLRVVIPRFQQLYEEGASGQSKLTQYTRYLTIALGLLNATTLVSLARSGQLLPNCQLPIIPDTSIIATILVIITLTAGTGLIMWMGELVTEKGVGNGMSLLIFTSIAAGFPTSLGAIWNSKGPGTFFMVLIIGLVTVALVVFVEQSQRRIPVQYAKRMIGRRTVGGTSTYIPIKVNMAGVVPVIFASSMLYLPGLIAQFNQPKAGESLAPWVEWINNNLTKGDHPIYMALYFVMIVFFTYFYVAITFNPEEVSDNMKKYGGFIPGIRAGKPTADYLQYVLSRITLPGAFYLGFVALIPLVALVLISANQNFPFGGTSILIMVGVGLETVKQIDAQLQQRHYEGLLR
- a CDS encoding carbohydrate ABC transporter permease, whose translation is MSPLSPVNPSPATGAGTQKAPDGGPERPARRDRPFSRANLVQTVAGGYIPLIVATLVVVLPLLWMVLSSFKQPGEIVTTDLKILPQGLNLENYQTAMTTVPFARFFLNSLIVTTVGSTVKVILAILTAYALVFVRFPFKNVIFVVILVALMVPPQVSILPNYILIAGIGGKNTLWGIILPGLGTAFGTFLLRQHFKTLPASILEAAEIDGAGHWRRLWQVVAPVSLPSIATVALVTVVSEWNDYIWPLIITDRPDTMTLPVGLTLLQNSEGNGAGWGILMAGAVLVIIPILLVFAALQRYIVAGLTQGSVTG
- a CDS encoding adenylate kinase encodes the protein MLIIGPPGSGKGTQAERISERLGVVAISTGDIFRANVKGETPLGIEAKKYMDAGDFVPDSVTNKMVRDRLNENDVENGFLLDGYPRTTAQVDYLDQILADTEEKLDVVLQLTADDEELVSRLLGRAKETGRSDDNEAVIRHRLDLYHQQTEAVVARYADRGILTKVDGIGGIDEVTDRVLLAIETTKAV
- the map gene encoding type I methionyl aminopeptidase, which gives rise to MAFGQPRIEYKTNEQMRKMHEAGLVLSRALDAAVAAAKAGVTTRQIDAVFAAVLNDAGAKSNFLGYHGFPATICTSVNEEVVHGIPGDRVLQDGDIISIDGGAIVDGWHSDSARTVIVGTADPEDQRLSDVTQAAMWRGIAALALGKFVGDIGNAVDDYVSSVPGKPLGILEDYVGHGIGSEMHMAPDVLNYRTTHRGPKIRPGLCLAIEPMLVRGSIETATLDDDWTVVTTDGKRSCQWEHSVAVHEKGIWVLSAPDGGAEQLMPLGVVPVPIP
- a CDS encoding ABC transporter substrate-binding protein produces the protein MAMSLDRRNFLGLAGLGVGAAALAACGGPSTTGSAVSSSPSDIDFTGVKPAGSFDFWTSHPGQSQTVEQSIIDKFQAKFPDIKVNLVTAGANYEEIAQKFQTSQAAKSALPGLVVLSDVWWFRYYTNGNIIPLDGLIKQLDVKIDDFQKSLVADYQYADKQWALPYGRSTPLFYYNKDHFNAAGLPDRAPKTWQEFADWAPKLQASSGAKYAYIYPALAGYAGWTLQNNLWGWGGSWSNGWTFNCDSAESVTALQWAQDSIYKDKWAGVSSKNAADDFAAGITSTTISSTGDLLGVLKSAKFNVGVGFLPGGPKAGTNVCPTGGAGLGIPSGVSKEVQLAAATFLKFMTEPENTAAFSAATGYMPTRVSADMTAVLAKTPQIKTAMDQLAVTKVQDNARVFLPGADQEMAKAAAKILTQQGDVKATMTDLKTTLEGIYTKDVKPKLKS